A genomic stretch from Kogia breviceps isolate mKogBre1 chromosome 1, mKogBre1 haplotype 1, whole genome shotgun sequence includes:
- the CFAP141 gene encoding cilia- and flagella-associated protein 141, whose translation MSVEKMVKVEESFQRALGLKKMVDRWRNSHTHCLWQMTLSQRRNPYAILRMQNTMVQELALANKQLLMVRQAALHQLFEKEHRQYQQELNQMGKAFYVERL comes from the exons ATGTCTGTGGAAAAGATGGTAAAAGTAGAAGAA AGTTTTCAAAGGGCCCTGGGACTTAAGAAGATGGTGGACAG GTGGCGAAATTCACACACTCACTGTCTGTGGCAGATGACATTAAGCCAGAGGAGAAACCCATATGCCATCCTAAGGATGCAGAACACTATGGTGCAGGAGTTGGCACTGGCCAACAAGCAATTACTGATG gtcCGTCAAGCTGCCCTGCACCAGCTGTTTGAAAAGGAGCATCGGCAGTACCAACAGGAACTAAATCAGATGGGCAAAGCTTTTTATGTGGAGAGACTCTGA
- the C1H1orf43 gene encoding protein C1orf43 homolog isoform X1, with translation MASGSNWLSGVNVVLVMAYGSLVFVLLFIFVKRQIMRFAMKSRRGPHVPVGHNAPKDLKEEIDIRLSKVQDIKYEPQLLADDDTRLLQLETQGNQNCYNYLYRMKALDAIRASEIPFHAEGRHPRSLMGKNFRSYLLDLRNTSTPFKGVRKALIDTLLDGYETARYGTGVFGQSEYLRYQEALSELATVVKARSGSSQRQHQSAAKDLTQSPEVSPTTIQVTYLPSSQKSKRAKHFLELKSFKDNYNTLESTL, from the exons ATGGCGTCCGGCAGTAACTGGCTGTCCGGCGTGAATGTCGTGCTGGTGATGGCCTACGGGAGCCTG GTGTTTGTACTgctatttatttttgtgaagagGCAAATCATGCGCTTTGCAATGAAATCCCGAAGGGGACCTCATGTCCCTGTGGGACACAATGCCCCCAAG GACTTAAAAGAGGAGATTGATATCCGACTCTCCAAGGTTCAGGATATCAAATATGAACCTCAGCTCCTTGCAGATGATGACACAAGACTACTACAGCTGGAAACCCAGGGAAATCAAA ATTGCTACAACTATCTATACAGGATGAAAGCTCTGGATGCCATCCGTGCCTCTG AGATTCCATTTCATGCTGAAGGCCGGCATCCCCGTTCCTTAATGGGCAAGAATTTCCGCTCCTATCTGCTAGATCTTCGAAACACTAGTACTCCTTTCAAAGGTGTGCGCAAGGCCCTCATTGATACCCTGCTGGATGGCTATGAGACAGCCCGCTATGGGACAGGG gTCTTTGGCCAGAGTGAGTACCTGCGCTATCAGGAGGCCCTGAGTGAGCTGGCCACAGT GGTCAAAGCCCGAAGTGGGAGCTCTCAGCGACAACATCAGTCAGCAGCCAAAGACCTAACCCAGTCTCCTGAAGTCTCCCCAACAACCATCCAGGTGACATACCTCCCCTCCAGTCAGAAGAGTAAACGTGCCAAGCACTTCCTCGAATTGAAGAGCTTTAAGGACAACTATAACACACTGGAGAGTACTCTGTGA
- the C1H1orf43 gene encoding protein C1orf43 homolog isoform X2, protein MASGSNWLSGVNVVLVMAYGSLDLKEEIDIRLSKVQDIKYEPQLLADDDTRLLQLETQGNQNCYNYLYRMKALDAIRASEIPFHAEGRHPRSLMGKNFRSYLLDLRNTSTPFKGVRKALIDTLLDGYETARYGTGVFGQSEYLRYQEALSELATVVKARSGSSQRQHQSAAKDLTQSPEVSPTTIQVTYLPSSQKSKRAKHFLELKSFKDNYNTLESTL, encoded by the exons ATGGCGTCCGGCAGTAACTGGCTGTCCGGCGTGAATGTCGTGCTGGTGATGGCCTACGGGAGCCTG GACTTAAAAGAGGAGATTGATATCCGACTCTCCAAGGTTCAGGATATCAAATATGAACCTCAGCTCCTTGCAGATGATGACACAAGACTACTACAGCTGGAAACCCAGGGAAATCAAA ATTGCTACAACTATCTATACAGGATGAAAGCTCTGGATGCCATCCGTGCCTCTG AGATTCCATTTCATGCTGAAGGCCGGCATCCCCGTTCCTTAATGGGCAAGAATTTCCGCTCCTATCTGCTAGATCTTCGAAACACTAGTACTCCTTTCAAAGGTGTGCGCAAGGCCCTCATTGATACCCTGCTGGATGGCTATGAGACAGCCCGCTATGGGACAGGG gTCTTTGGCCAGAGTGAGTACCTGCGCTATCAGGAGGCCCTGAGTGAGCTGGCCACAGT GGTCAAAGCCCGAAGTGGGAGCTCTCAGCGACAACATCAGTCAGCAGCCAAAGACCTAACCCAGTCTCCTGAAGTCTCCCCAACAACCATCCAGGTGACATACCTCCCCTCCAGTCAGAAGAGTAAACGTGCCAAGCACTTCCTCGAATTGAAGAGCTTTAAGGACAACTATAACACACTGGAGAGTACTCTGTGA
- the C1H1orf43 gene encoding protein C1orf43 homolog isoform X3, with translation MASGSNWLSGVNVVLVMAYGSLVFVLLFIFVKRQIMRFAMKSRRGPHVPVGHNAPKDLKEEIDIRLSKVQDIKYEPQLLADDDTRLLQLETQGNQNCYNYLYRMKALDAIRASEIPFHAEGRHPRSLMGKNFRSYLLDLRNTSTPFKGVRKALIDTLLDGYETARYGTGVFGQSEYLRYQEALSELATV, from the exons ATGGCGTCCGGCAGTAACTGGCTGTCCGGCGTGAATGTCGTGCTGGTGATGGCCTACGGGAGCCTG GTGTTTGTACTgctatttatttttgtgaagagGCAAATCATGCGCTTTGCAATGAAATCCCGAAGGGGACCTCATGTCCCTGTGGGACACAATGCCCCCAAG GACTTAAAAGAGGAGATTGATATCCGACTCTCCAAGGTTCAGGATATCAAATATGAACCTCAGCTCCTTGCAGATGATGACACAAGACTACTACAGCTGGAAACCCAGGGAAATCAAA ATTGCTACAACTATCTATACAGGATGAAAGCTCTGGATGCCATCCGTGCCTCTG AGATTCCATTTCATGCTGAAGGCCGGCATCCCCGTTCCTTAATGGGCAAGAATTTCCGCTCCTATCTGCTAGATCTTCGAAACACTAGTACTCCTTTCAAAGGTGTGCGCAAGGCCCTCATTGATACCCTGCTGGATGGCTATGAGACAGCCCGCTATGGGACAGGG gTCTTTGGCCAGAGTGAGTACCTGCGCTATCAGGAGGCCCTGAGTGAGCTGGCCACAGTGTGA